In Streptomyces alboniger, the following are encoded in one genomic region:
- a CDS encoding RNA polymerase sigma factor: MLRRTTEVEDLLRRHAPQVLGALVRRYGHFDTAEDAVQEALLAAARQWSDQGLPDNPRGWLIRVASRRLVDQLRADAARRRREEDAALLTPRDAFTAPPPGESRAPSDDDTLTLLFLCCHPALSPAGQVALTLRAVGGLTTAEIARAHMVPEATMAQRISRAKGKVRGTPFRQPGPEDRDARLVVVLQVLYLIFNEGYTATSGDALHRADLAREAIRLTRSVRRLLPHEGAVTGLLALMLLTEARSAARTGPHGELIPLDEQDRTRWDRRAIAEGTALVEEALSQGPPGAYQLQAAIAALHDEAPSADATDWPQILALYDVLVRRAPEPMAELGRAVAYAMVHGPRAGLGELTALEGRLTGHYRLDAVRAHLLEKAGDTEGALTAYRSAAKGTLSRPEARYLQTRAARLLP, translated from the coding sequence GTGCTGAGACGTACGACCGAGGTCGAGGACCTGCTGCGCCGACACGCGCCGCAGGTCCTCGGCGCGCTCGTACGCCGGTACGGACACTTCGACACCGCCGAGGACGCCGTGCAGGAGGCGCTGCTCGCGGCCGCGCGGCAGTGGTCTGACCAGGGCCTGCCGGACAATCCGCGGGGCTGGCTGATCAGGGTGGCCTCGCGGCGGCTCGTGGACCAGCTGCGCGCGGACGCTGCACGGCGGCGGCGTGAGGAGGACGCGGCACTGCTCACCCCCCGCGACGCGTTCACCGCTCCCCCGCCGGGCGAGAGCCGCGCCCCCTCGGACGACGACACGCTCACGCTGCTCTTCCTGTGCTGCCACCCGGCGCTGAGCCCGGCCGGACAGGTCGCCCTCACCCTGCGTGCCGTCGGCGGCCTGACCACGGCGGAGATCGCCCGCGCGCACATGGTGCCGGAGGCGACCATGGCGCAGCGGATCAGCAGGGCGAAGGGGAAGGTCAGGGGTACGCCGTTCCGACAGCCGGGACCCGAGGACCGCGACGCGCGGCTCGTCGTGGTCCTCCAGGTGCTGTACCTGATCTTCAACGAGGGCTACACGGCGACGTCCGGCGATGCCCTGCACCGCGCGGACCTCGCGCGGGAGGCGATCCGGCTGACGCGTTCCGTACGGCGCCTGCTGCCCCACGAGGGCGCGGTGACGGGGCTGCTGGCTCTGATGCTGCTGACCGAGGCGCGCAGTGCCGCGCGGACCGGCCCGCACGGCGAGCTGATCCCGCTGGACGAGCAGGACCGCACCCGCTGGGACCGGCGGGCGATCGCCGAAGGCACCGCGCTCGTCGAGGAGGCGCTCTCTCAAGGCCCGCCCGGCGCCTATCAGTTGCAGGCGGCGATCGCCGCGCTGCACGACGAGGCACCGAGCGCGGATGCCACCGACTGGCCGCAGATCCTCGCCCTGTACGACGTTCTCGTCCGCCGCGCCCCCGAGCCCATGGCCGAACTGGGGCGCGCGGTGGCGTACGCGATGGTCCACGGGCCGAGGGCCGGGCTCGGTGAACTCACCGCTCTGGAAGGCCGGTTGACGGGCCACTACCGCCTCGATGCCGTACGGGCCCATCTGCTGGAGAAGGCGGGTGACACCGAAGGGGCGCTCACCGCCTACCGGTCGGCGGCCAAGGGCACCCTCAGCCGGCCGGAGGCCCGCTACCTTCAGACGCGCGCCGCCAGACTGCTGCCCTGA
- a CDS encoding MMPL family transporter — protein sequence MFSGLGRFVVRRPWWIILAWVVVAGAVISLAPKLTSSSDEASFLPDHYESIRAADVQEKDFPKQRNIGAIIVFERSDGEKLTAADSADVGRISKDLQAKRIPDVQAVVPGEVSPNKLVQTSVVAMPKITNPEDTSQQDAVERLRSDLGPELKGTDLSAGITGSAAQALDESDASERAGLLVGVGTIVIIIALLLVIFRSPIIALLPVVLIGLISPMATGLIASANKAFDMKADSSIQELLTVVLFGVGTDYILFLLFRYREALRAGEDPKNGMVHAVERVGEAITSAAGAVIVAFAALTLSSLGMLRSMGPALAIAVFVTLLAGLTLVPAVVSLLGTRVFWPSKSWQREPHGTGFARLGTSIARRPAVWAIVSAVFMGALTLGALGYKANFDLAGSSLPKDKESMVAMANLERGFPAGTTDPTSVYLSSSDDGPVTERQAAAFRERLADVRGVGEVAAPRLSPDRTTASYSVVLSDPPASDRALSTVKDRLRPAAHEAAPDGSRALVGGMTAVYVDINKAVDRDYSVVFPVAAIAIMVILGLLLRSLVAPWYLMLSVALGFGATLGATSLIFQQLGNQPGLMFMLPVIMYLFVVALGTDYNILMVSRLREEAREGRAPHDAAGTAVRHSGPTIGSAGVILAGTFATLMLAGNSTLSQMGFSLSFGIVIAAFIMATVFTPALTALIGHAAWWPGHGDEKRNGGGTPPPPDVDDKRAGDATRTR from the coding sequence ATGTTCTCTGGTCTGGGCCGATTCGTGGTTCGGCGCCCCTGGTGGATCATCCTGGCGTGGGTGGTGGTGGCCGGCGCGGTGATCTCACTGGCCCCGAAACTCACCTCCAGCAGCGACGAGGCGAGCTTCCTTCCCGACCACTACGAGTCCATTCGCGCCGCCGATGTGCAGGAGAAGGACTTCCCGAAGCAGCGGAACATCGGCGCCATCATCGTCTTCGAGCGTTCCGACGGTGAGAAGCTGACGGCCGCCGACTCCGCCGACGTCGGCCGGATCTCCAAGGATCTCCAGGCGAAGAGGATCCCGGACGTACAGGCCGTCGTGCCCGGCGAGGTCTCGCCCAACAAGCTCGTGCAGACGTCGGTCGTCGCGATGCCGAAGATCACCAACCCCGAGGACACCTCGCAGCAGGACGCGGTGGAACGGCTACGGTCCGATCTGGGGCCGGAGTTGAAGGGCACTGACCTGTCGGCCGGAATCACCGGTTCCGCGGCTCAGGCGCTCGACGAGAGCGACGCCTCGGAGCGGGCGGGCCTCCTCGTCGGGGTCGGCACGATCGTGATCATCATCGCGTTGCTCCTGGTCATCTTCCGCAGCCCCATCATCGCGCTGCTGCCCGTCGTCCTGATCGGCCTGATCTCGCCGATGGCGACCGGGTTGATCGCCTCCGCCAACAAGGCGTTCGACATGAAGGCGGACTCCTCCATCCAGGAACTGCTGACCGTCGTCCTGTTCGGTGTCGGCACGGACTACATCCTGTTCCTGCTCTTCCGCTACCGGGAGGCGCTGCGGGCGGGCGAGGATCCCAAGAACGGCATGGTGCACGCCGTCGAGCGGGTCGGCGAGGCCATCACGTCGGCGGCGGGCGCCGTCATCGTCGCCTTCGCGGCGCTCACGCTCTCCTCGCTAGGCATGCTGCGCTCGATGGGTCCGGCGCTCGCCATCGCGGTGTTCGTGACACTGCTGGCCGGCCTCACGCTCGTACCGGCCGTGGTGTCGCTCCTCGGCACGAGGGTGTTCTGGCCGTCGAAGTCCTGGCAGCGGGAGCCGCACGGCACCGGCTTCGCCCGGCTCGGCACGTCCATCGCGCGCAGGCCCGCGGTGTGGGCGATCGTCTCGGCCGTGTTCATGGGCGCCCTGACGCTCGGCGCGCTCGGCTACAAGGCCAACTTCGACCTCGCCGGGTCCTCGCTGCCCAAGGACAAGGAGTCCATGGTCGCCATGGCGAACCTCGAAAGGGGGTTCCCCGCGGGCACCACCGATCCGACGTCCGTCTACCTCTCCTCGTCGGACGACGGGCCGGTCACCGAGCGGCAGGCCGCCGCCTTCCGCGAGCGGCTCGCCGACGTCCGGGGCGTGGGCGAGGTGGCGGCGCCGCGGCTGAGCCCGGACCGTACGACGGCCTCGTACTCGGTGGTGCTCTCGGACCCGCCGGCGTCCGACAGGGCCCTGTCCACCGTCAAGGACCGGCTGCGGCCCGCCGCCCACGAGGCCGCGCCGGACGGCTCGCGGGCGCTGGTCGGCGGCATGACGGCGGTGTACGTCGACATCAACAAGGCGGTGGACCGCGACTATTCGGTGGTCTTCCCGGTGGCGGCGATCGCCATCATGGTGATCCTCGGGCTGCTGCTGCGCTCGCTGGTGGCGCCGTGGTACCTGATGCTGTCCGTCGCCCTCGGCTTCGGCGCGACGCTCGGCGCGACCTCCCTCATCTTCCAACAGCTGGGCAACCAGCCGGGGTTGATGTTCATGCTGCCGGTCATCATGTACTTGTTCGTGGTCGCGCTCGGCACGGACTACAACATCCTCATGGTGTCGCGCCTTCGCGAGGAGGCCCGTGAAGGGCGCGCACCGCACGACGCCGCGGGCACGGCGGTGCGGCACTCGGGTCCGACCATCGGCTCGGCGGGCGTGATCCTCGCCGGCACGTTCGCGACCCTGATGCTGGCGGGGAACTCGACGCTCTCCCAGATGGGTTTCTCGCTCTCCTTCGGCATCGTCATCGCCGCGTTCATCATGGCGACGGTCTTCACCCCCGCGCTGACAGCACTGATCGGACACGCGGCGTGGTGGCCGGGCCACGGCGACGAGAAGCGGAACGGGGGCGGTACTCCCCCGCCCCCGGACGTGGACGACAAGCGGGCGGGGGACGCGACGCGGACGCGGTGA
- a CDS encoding YciI family protein yields MKYLVMVQGSQADYDAMTGKPSEHSPAWSEQELQAMFAFMTEVSNDLAESGELIDAQGLTEPAQARFVSAGGDGRPVITDGPYGETKEVLAGYWLVDCESLERVTEIAARITRCPGPEGLVEPPVVIRPVQDAGGAC; encoded by the coding sequence ATGAAGTATCTGGTGATGGTCCAGGGCTCACAGGCCGACTACGACGCGATGACGGGCAAGCCCTCCGAGCACAGCCCGGCCTGGAGCGAGCAGGAACTTCAGGCGATGTTCGCGTTCATGACCGAGGTCAGCAACGACCTCGCCGAATCCGGGGAGCTCATCGACGCGCAGGGCCTGACGGAACCCGCGCAGGCCCGCTTCGTCAGCGCGGGCGGGGACGGCCGCCCGGTGATCACGGACGGCCCCTACGGCGAGACGAAGGAGGTACTCGCCGGGTACTGGCTCGTCGACTGCGAGAGCCTGGAACGGGTCACCGAGATCGCCGCGCGCATCACGCGGTGTCCCGGGCCCGAGGGCCTGGTCGAGCCGCCCGTCGTGATCCGGCCCGTGCAGGACGCGGGAGGCGCGTGCTGA
- a CDS encoding YunG family protein, which produces MRPLRLNDIETAVRGSWGADTCPPDSTTPWPEDNPARDQCGVTALVLNDLLGGDLMLGEVHVEGVRVDYHWWNRLGAGLEIDLTREQFAPHERVTEGVVTARPPEIRRCREEYELLRARVLKRLDELAHGRS; this is translated from the coding sequence ATGAGACCACTTCGCCTGAACGACATCGAGACGGCCGTGCGCGGCAGTTGGGGCGCGGACACCTGCCCGCCCGACTCGACGACACCGTGGCCCGAGGACAATCCCGCCCGTGACCAGTGCGGTGTCACCGCGCTCGTCCTCAACGACCTGTTGGGCGGCGACCTCATGCTCGGCGAGGTCCACGTCGAGGGTGTGCGGGTCGACTACCACTGGTGGAACCGCCTCGGCGCGGGCCTCGAGATCGACCTCACCCGCGAGCAGTTCGCACCGCACGAGAGAGTGACCGAGGGCGTCGTCACCGCGAGGCCACCGGAGATACGCCGGTGCCGGGAGGAGTACGAGCTGCTGCGCGCCCGCGTGTTGAAGCGGCTCGACGAGTTGGCTCACGGCCGGTCCTGA
- a CDS encoding LysR family transcriptional regulator has translation MTFDDLRVFVAVCRAGSLSAVARDLTCTQSAVSQHVKRLEKELGVSLLERHARGVVPTAAGRVLRAAAAEGIGGIDLAVRRLREQARGDGGTVRITTGATTVRHFMAEAVVDFRGRYPRVSLEFQTVSSSSGCFDALAAADLDLAWITLGEPVRGIEQRPVVALPWVLAVRADDPLADRPRVEPADLAGGQLITPPVNSTSRAQLDARLDELGVVLPTGTSVADWDTALLLAELGLGQAVVPALPGWRGRAPAGLRMVPVPELPPLSVGWAVRRWDALSPLARAFADTVAEHCAPLGPVPAQGSSLAARV, from the coding sequence CGTGTGCCGCGCGGGCAGCCTCAGCGCGGTGGCCCGCGACCTCACCTGTACGCAATCGGCGGTGAGCCAGCACGTCAAGCGTCTGGAAAAGGAGCTAGGGGTGAGCCTCCTCGAACGGCACGCCCGGGGCGTCGTGCCCACCGCGGCCGGGCGTGTCCTGCGCGCCGCGGCGGCCGAGGGGATCGGCGGCATCGATCTTGCGGTGCGGCGCCTGCGGGAGCAGGCCCGGGGCGACGGGGGCACGGTGCGGATCACCACCGGTGCCACCACCGTGCGGCACTTCATGGCCGAGGCCGTCGTGGACTTCCGGGGCCGGTATCCCCGCGTCAGCCTGGAGTTCCAGACCGTCAGTTCCAGCAGCGGGTGCTTCGACGCGCTCGCCGCCGCCGACCTCGACCTCGCCTGGATCACCCTCGGTGAACCCGTGCGCGGCATCGAGCAGCGGCCCGTCGTGGCCCTGCCCTGGGTCCTCGCGGTCCGCGCCGACGACCCACTCGCCGACCGGCCGCGCGTCGAGCCCGCCGACCTGGCCGGAGGGCAGCTCATCACGCCGCCGGTGAACTCGACGTCCCGCGCTCAACTGGACGCCCGCCTGGACGAGTTGGGAGTGGTCCTGCCGACGGGCACCAGCGTCGCCGACTGGGACACGGCGTTGCTGCTCGCGGAGCTGGGCCTCGGGCAGGCAGTCGTGCCCGCGCTGCCCGGCTGGCGGGGCCGCGCTCCTGCCGGGCTGCGCATGGTCCCTGTCCCGGAGCTGCCGCCGCTGTCGGTCGGCTGGGCGGTGCGCCGCTGGGACGCGCTCAGTCCGCTGGCCCGCGCTTTCGCCGACACCGTGGCCGAGCACTGTGCGCCGCTCGGCCCGGTCCCGGCTCAGGGCAGCAGTCTGGCGGCGCGCGTCTGA
- the lpdA gene encoding dihydrolipoyl dehydrogenase produces the protein MEDRFDVVVLGAGPGGYVAAIRAAQLGKRVAVVEEKYWGGVCLNVGCIPTKALLRNAELAHLFTHEQKTYGIKVDGQVSFDYGEAFSRSRTVADGRVKGVHFLMKKNGITEFDGRGTFLDANTLQVAKSDGTTATIGFENCIIATGATPRLLPGTSRSERVVTYEEQILADSLPESIVIAGAGAIGIEFAYVLHNYGVKVTIVEFLDRVAPLEDAEVSKELAKQYRKLGIDVLTSTRVESIDESGEQVKVTVTGKDGKQQTLEADKVLQAIGFAPNVTGFGLEATGVALTERGAIDVDGRCRTNVPHIYAIGDVTAKLMLAHTAEAMGVVAAETLADAETMELDYPMIPRATYSQPQIASFGWTEAQAKEKGFDVKVAKFPFQANGKAHGLGDTVGFVKIISDAQYGEIIGAHLIGPDVTELLPELTLAQQWDLTVHEVARNVHAHPTLGEAVKEAVHGLAGHMINF, from the coding sequence ATGGAAGACCGCTTCGACGTCGTCGTGCTCGGAGCAGGACCCGGCGGCTATGTGGCCGCCATTCGCGCCGCCCAGTTGGGCAAGCGAGTAGCGGTCGTCGAGGAGAAGTACTGGGGCGGTGTCTGCCTCAACGTGGGCTGCATCCCGACGAAGGCGCTGCTGCGCAACGCCGAGCTGGCCCATCTCTTCACGCACGAGCAGAAGACGTACGGCATCAAGGTCGACGGACAGGTGTCCTTCGACTACGGCGAGGCGTTCAGCCGCAGCCGCACGGTCGCGGACGGCCGCGTCAAGGGCGTCCACTTCCTGATGAAGAAGAACGGCATCACGGAGTTCGACGGCCGGGGCACGTTCCTGGACGCGAACACCCTTCAGGTGGCGAAGTCCGACGGCACCACCGCCACGATCGGCTTCGAGAACTGCATCATCGCGACCGGCGCCACGCCCCGGCTGCTGCCCGGCACCAGCCGCAGCGAGCGCGTGGTCACGTACGAGGAGCAGATCCTCGCCGACTCGCTGCCGGAGTCCATCGTGATCGCGGGCGCGGGTGCCATCGGCATCGAGTTCGCCTACGTCCTGCACAACTACGGTGTGAAGGTCACGATCGTCGAGTTCCTGGACCGCGTCGCGCCGCTGGAGGACGCGGAGGTGTCCAAGGAGCTGGCGAAGCAGTACCGCAAGCTCGGCATCGACGTGCTGACCTCGACCCGCGTGGAGTCGATCGACGAGTCGGGCGAGCAGGTGAAGGTGACCGTCACGGGCAAGGACGGCAAGCAGCAGACGCTGGAGGCGGACAAGGTCCTTCAGGCCATCGGTTTCGCGCCGAACGTCACCGGATTCGGCCTGGAGGCGACGGGCGTGGCGCTCACCGAGCGTGGCGCGATCGACGTCGACGGCCGCTGCCGCACGAACGTCCCGCACATCTACGCCATCGGTGACGTCACGGCGAAGCTGATGCTGGCGCACACCGCCGAGGCCATGGGCGTGGTCGCCGCGGAGACCCTCGCGGACGCCGAGACGATGGAACTCGACTACCCGATGATCCCGCGCGCCACCTACTCGCAGCCGCAGATCGCGAGCTTCGGCTGGACGGAGGCGCAGGCCAAGGAGAAGGGCTTCGACGTCAAGGTCGCGAAGTTCCCGTTCCAGGCCAACGGCAAGGCGCACGGCCTCGGCGACACCGTCGGCTTCGTCAAGATCATCAGTGATGCCCAGTACGGCGAGATCATCGGTGCCCACCTGATCGGCCCCGACGTGACCGAGCTGCTTCCCGAACTCACCCTGGCCCAGCAGTGGGACCTCACCGTCCACGAGGTGGCGCGCAATGTCCACGCCCACCCGACGCTGGGCGAGGCCGTCAAGGAAGCGGTGCACGGCCTGGCCGGCCACATGATCAACTTCTGA
- a CDS encoding DHA2 family efflux MFS transporter permease subunit, whose amino-acid sequence MSVGSSPVTAPGPADAPGAPGDPGKGRHLGLALFVIAAAQLMVVLDGTITNIALPSIQTALGVTDANLAWIVNSYALAFGGLLLLGGRAGDLFGRRRMFQVGIALFTLASLLGGLAPNEGLLIAARVLQGVGAAVAAPSALSLIATTFPEGKPRNKAMGVYAAMAGIGATVGLLLGGVLTDALDWRWVFFVNIPIGLAVLAGTRTLVEAERHPGRLDLPGTLTGTGGLIALVYGITRGGEHGWTDSVTLGCFVVAAVLLGAFLLVQSRTAHPLMPLRLFKDRNRAGSYATMLFIGAGMMATFYFLTLYMQLILGYSAVKTGFANLPFSLGMGVAAAVSAKLVTRLAPRVIAGPGLLVAAAGMFWFATLTPDSSYAGHLMPAMFVTALGLGMSFVPMTLGAVSGVGDQETGIASALLNTAQQVGGALGLAVLSTISTSAADERLPAAAASFYRGVATKDHGLVAEAADALTHGYTLAFAGAGVMFLAGLAVTALAINAAKQRSAEGAAPVHLG is encoded by the coding sequence ATGTCTGTCGGCAGCTCGCCTGTCACCGCCCCCGGACCGGCGGACGCCCCCGGCGCGCCCGGGGATCCCGGCAAGGGCCGCCACCTCGGTCTCGCCTTGTTCGTCATCGCCGCCGCCCAGCTGATGGTCGTCCTCGACGGCACGATCACCAACATCGCCCTGCCCAGCATCCAGACCGCCCTCGGCGTGACGGACGCCAACCTGGCGTGGATCGTCAACTCCTACGCGCTGGCCTTCGGCGGGCTGCTGCTGCTCGGCGGCCGGGCGGGAGACCTCTTCGGGCGGCGGCGGATGTTCCAGGTGGGCATCGCCCTGTTCACCCTCGCCTCCCTCCTCGGTGGCCTCGCCCCCAACGAGGGCCTGCTGATCGCCGCGCGCGTCCTCCAGGGCGTCGGCGCGGCCGTCGCGGCCCCCAGCGCGCTGTCCCTGATCGCCACGACGTTCCCCGAGGGCAAGCCGCGCAACAAGGCGATGGGGGTCTACGCCGCCATGGCCGGCATCGGCGCGACCGTCGGCCTGCTCCTCGGCGGCGTCCTGACCGACGCCCTGGACTGGCGGTGGGTGTTCTTCGTGAACATCCCCATCGGCCTGGCCGTCCTCGCCGGGACCAGGACACTCGTGGAGGCCGAGCGCCACCCGGGGCGCCTGGACCTTCCCGGCACCCTCACCGGAACCGGCGGCCTGATCGCCCTGGTCTACGGCATCACGCGCGGCGGCGAGCACGGCTGGACCGACAGCGTGACGCTCGGCTGCTTCGTCGTCGCCGCCGTGCTGCTCGGCGCCTTCCTGCTCGTCCAGAGCCGCACCGCGCATCCGCTGATGCCGCTGCGCCTCTTCAAGGACCGCAACCGCGCCGGTTCCTACGCCACGATGCTCTTCATCGGCGCCGGCATGATGGCCACCTTCTACTTCCTGACCCTCTACATGCAGCTGATCCTCGGCTACAGCGCGGTCAAGACCGGCTTCGCCAATCTGCCCTTCAGCCTCGGCATGGGCGTCGCCGCCGCCGTCAGCGCCAAGCTGGTGACCCGCCTCGCCCCCCGTGTCATCGCCGGGCCCGGCCTGCTCGTCGCCGCGGCGGGCATGTTCTGGTTCGCCACGCTCACCCCCGACTCGTCGTACGCCGGGCATCTGATGCCGGCGATGTTCGTGACCGCGCTCGGCCTCGGCATGAGCTTCGTACCCATGACGCTGGGCGCGGTGAGCGGGGTCGGCGACCAGGAGACGGGCATCGCCTCCGCGCTCCTGAACACCGCGCAGCAGGTCGGCGGCGCCCTCGGCCTCGCCGTCCTGTCGACCATCTCCACCTCGGCGGCCGACGAGCGGCTGCCGGCGGCGGCAGCCTCGTTCTACCGGGGCGTGGCCACCAAGGACCACGGCCTGGTGGCCGAGGCGGCCGACGCGCTGACCCACGGCTACACCCTCGCCTTCGCCGGCGCGGGCGTGATGTTCCTGGCCGGTCTCGCCGTGACCGCGCTCGCCATCAACGCCGCGAAGCAGCGGTCGGCCGAGGGCGCGGCGCCCGTCCACCTGGGCTGA
- a CDS encoding CaiB/BaiF CoA transferase family protein, with amino-acid sequence MTNPPTPPAASEGALAGLKVLDLSRVLAGPYCAQMLADHGADVIKVEPPAGDETRGWGPPFVAPDTSAYYQNLNRAKRNIVVDLSVPEGRDILDTLLGDTDVLVENFNAGTLAKWGYADEELRRRFPALIHCRVTGFGTDGPLGGQPGYDAVLQAYGGLMSVNGEPDGPPLRVGVPVVDQVTGILAFSGILLALHERHRSGLGQLVDCTLLDTAVSLLHPHSASWLASGIVPRRTGSAHPSIAPYDSFTAADGPLFIAVGNDRQFGALTEVLAVPGLADDPRFRTNQDRVRHQRELRAALEEAIAERPRADLAAQLTARGVPASPVHDVAEALTSPQVRHRGLVIDTGDYRGLASPVSLSRTPARVRPEVRGAGADTRDVLDAAGYDGEAVAKAVEDGAVRAADPS; translated from the coding sequence ATGACGAACCCGCCCACCCCGCCCGCCGCGTCAGAGGGGGCCCTCGCCGGTCTCAAGGTGCTGGACCTGTCCCGGGTCCTGGCCGGCCCCTACTGCGCGCAGATGCTCGCCGACCACGGCGCCGACGTCATCAAGGTCGAACCCCCTGCCGGTGACGAGACCCGGGGCTGGGGGCCGCCGTTCGTCGCGCCGGACACCTCCGCGTACTACCAGAACCTCAACCGCGCCAAGAGGAACATCGTCGTCGACCTGTCCGTGCCCGAAGGGCGCGACATCCTCGACACCCTCCTGGGCGACACCGACGTCCTCGTCGAGAACTTCAATGCGGGCACCCTCGCCAAGTGGGGCTACGCCGACGAGGAACTGCGCCGCCGCTTCCCCGCCCTCATCCACTGCCGCGTCACCGGCTTCGGGACCGACGGCCCGCTCGGCGGGCAGCCCGGCTACGACGCCGTACTCCAGGCGTACGGCGGCCTGATGAGCGTCAACGGCGAGCCGGACGGACCGCCGCTGCGCGTGGGCGTCCCGGTCGTCGACCAGGTCACCGGCATCCTCGCCTTCTCCGGCATCCTGCTCGCCCTGCACGAACGCCACCGTTCGGGCCTCGGCCAGCTCGTCGACTGCACGCTTCTGGACACCGCGGTCAGTCTGCTCCATCCGCACTCGGCCTCGTGGCTCGCGAGCGGCATCGTGCCGCGGCGCACCGGCTCCGCGCACCCCAGCATCGCCCCCTACGACTCCTTCACCGCCGCCGACGGGCCGCTCTTCATCGCGGTCGGCAACGACCGGCAGTTCGGTGCGCTCACCGAGGTGCTCGCGGTCCCCGGGCTCGCGGACGACCCCCGTTTCCGCACCAACCAGGACCGCGTACGCCATCAACGGGAGCTGCGCGCCGCCCTGGAGGAGGCCATCGCGGAGCGGCCGCGCGCCGACTTGGCCGCCCAGCTCACCGCGCGCGGCGTCCCGGCCTCCCCGGTGCACGACGTGGCCGAGGCGCTGACCTCGCCCCAGGTGCGCCACCGCGGCCTGGTCATCGACACCGGTGACTACCGCGGCCTCGCCTCGCCCGTCTCCCTGTCCCGCACCCCGGCGCGCGTGCGGCCCGAGGTACGGGGCGCCGGGGCGGACACGCGGGATGTGCTGGACGCGGCGGGGTACGACGGGGAGGCCGTCGCGAAGGCGGTCGAGGACGGTGCCGTGCGGGCCGCTGATCCGTCCTGA
- a CDS encoding subtilase-type protease inhibitor: MRRTLRIAGAAASAAACVLAATPGTAQAEAPGPQSLYAPSALVLTVGQGEDANSAAVERAVTLICAPRPAGSHPSPAAACAELTRVDGEFASLVNNNTSDIICTKEWRPVTVTANGVWNGKRVGWSATFSNRCMMKAGLGEGAVLNF; encoded by the coding sequence ATGCGTCGCACCCTCAGGATCGCGGGAGCAGCCGCCTCGGCGGCGGCCTGCGTCCTCGCCGCGACACCAGGCACCGCGCAGGCCGAGGCCCCCGGGCCGCAGAGCCTCTACGCGCCATCTGCCCTGGTGCTCACGGTCGGCCAGGGCGAGGACGCCAACTCCGCGGCGGTCGAGCGCGCCGTGACGCTGATCTGCGCGCCGCGGCCCGCGGGAAGCCACCCGTCCCCGGCCGCCGCGTGTGCCGAACTCACGAGGGTCGACGGCGAGTTCGCCAGCCTCGTGAACAACAACACGTCCGACATCATCTGCACCAAGGAGTGGCGGCCTGTCACGGTGACCGCCAACGGCGTCTGGAACGGCAAGCGCGTCGGCTGGTCCGCCACCTTCTCCAACCGGTGCATGATGAAGGCTGGCCTGGGGGAGGGTGCCGTATTGAACTTCTGA